A window of Nicotiana sylvestris chromosome 8, ASM39365v2, whole genome shotgun sequence genomic DNA:
CTTCGCCCACTtcctacaaaaaaaaaagaacccgTTTTCTTTTTCCTTGTTTTACTTTTGACTATTTAACATTTGAATGATCTGTGCTTTTTAGCAAACATGACTGAAAAGTATTCTGTTGTTCTAGTTACGTGACATTTTCCGTTTCTCGAGATTTAATCTATGTGAAATgtgataatattttaaaaatatttttttcattatATAAGTTGACATGATAAAAATTGCAATTATAATACTTCTCGTATAGTTATTGAATATCTAAATTTTAAacttaaaatattaaattaatctAATTGAATTTAGCTTAAATAATTAGTCAAACTAACTTTCGAAAAGCAAAAAGTGCCACATAAATTGAAACTAAATATGTGTTTTAATAGTACATCTAACTTTTGTAGTTGACTCTAGTGGTGGGATGAATGGTTGCTTTTGAAGAAGTAAAGGCAAACCAAGAACAAAGCATAAGATGGGGAAAGAATAAATTAGCATGGACCCAAGTCTTGAATCAATCTTTCTTGCAATTGTCCAAAAACAAAGAGACACTACAAAGGATTGTGTGTGGAGTCTGGCTACATCCTGACTTCTGTTCAAGATGTTATATGTAAACTTGTTCAACAATTCCAAAGGAAACAGTTGACTGATGTTGGCTGTAAGCTTGAACTCCTATTACTTGCAGACTGAAAATgaggggaaaaaaagaaaagaaaaaaaaaagagagctcGGATGCACATTTTTTTCATCTTAAGTCAGACGTATGTGACGACCCATCGTTCACAATTAGTGCAAGGTAACTTCATTGCCCTCAAATGCACCAGCCGGGAATCGAACCCGGGTCTGTACCGTGGCAGagtactattctaccactagaccacTGGTGCTTCTTGTTAGAGTTTTAGTTAAAACAAGAATATCGGCTTAGCTTTTAAGCATGAAGTCATCCACCCAGATTTTGGTTAAAGTTTATTTCACATAGAcccattttctttttccttgtttTACTTTTAAGTATTTAACATTTGAATGATCTGTGTTTTTTTAGCAAACATGGATGAAAAGTGTTCTGTCTGTCCTTACCTATCGAACTCAGGATGAATTACATTAGAGGTCATATGTGACTAGCTGGTTTCGAACTCAGGACCATGTGGAAAATTTAAACCCTCTTTACCAACAGGCTAGGCATTTTACTTGTTTTAAGTGGgttcaaaattatatttataccttTACTTGTCTGAAAACAGCAAAAATATACCTATATATACAGTGTTATTTTTCGATGAAGCGGGTTCATATGAACCCACTTGACTCCGCGTGGGTCCGCCCCTGCCTATCAGTTCCAAACAAGTTGGGAACCGGTTATATAAATCCTCACTAACCATGATTCAAAATGGATATTCATATGATATTGGTAAATCCCAATGCTTATATTTACACCAATTAGCAATGTCATTGTAATGCTGTAAATGCATAGCTCTTAAATTTGGCAATAATTCCTAGACAATTTCATCTTCAAGCACAACCTTGTTTATTTTTGATGCATTCCAGGAGAATTTTCTAGCTCAATTTGATCATTGGGCTCCAAGCAGTTCCCCTGAAGGTTATGCTTGACTATGTCAGTTCTGTTCTCACATTTTCACGGATTTTATATGTGAGAATTTTGAGTAGGTTTTCTGGTTTTTGTGAACTTCAGTTTGTACCTTTTCCATTGCATCAATATATGTGTCGTTGGATCTTAATTCTATActgctcggactctccgaaaatgtgGCCGATCttccaaaagtagtgcatttttgaaGGATCCAATACGGGTGCGGctacattttggagagtccgcgcaacatagtCTTAAAGCGCTTATTGTAGTCTATAGCATATTTTTGTTAGGTGTGTAATCTGTAATATTGAAGACGGCATATTTTCAGATATTTTCTTACTGAGAAGTTGGTCTGGAGGATTTATCTGACCTCATTTGAAACCAAACTGCTTCTTACCATGTACACGGGTAAAACCGAGGCTAATGAGTACCCCGATTTTTCGGTGAGGCAAACGAAGCAAGGACATGATTGCAAGGAATCGAAATCGAAGCCAGGAGCCTCTCGCATCAAGGCCCgagcaaaacacctatcctcggAGCCATCGAGACCGCGCCCCCGGGTCCGGTTCGAGTTCCAAGACCTCGGAAAACATTACCAAACGACCATGCATGATTAACAAAGGAGCTGGAAGGAAAAAGCGAGAGCTCGGATGCACAATCTTTTCATCTTAAGTCAGATGTGTGTGACGACCCATCGTTCACAATTAGTGCGAAGTAACTTCATTGCCCTCAAATACACCAGCCGGGAATCGAACCTGGGTCTGTACTGTGGCAGGGTACTACTCTACCACTAGACCACTGGTGCTTCTTGATAAGTTTTATTTAAGATACTTATAGCAACTGAACTTCTTAAAGCATGAAGTCATCCACCCAGATTTTGGTTAAGTTTATTTCACGTAGAcccattttctttttccttgttttacttttaagtatttaatttgAATGATCTGTGTTTTTTTAGCAAATATGGCTGAAAAGTATTCTGTCCGTTTATCTTGTCCCGGTTGTCCCGCGAGTTTTTATGGTATATTTGTAGAATTTCTGTTATATTTGGTTAGTATAAAACAAATCCAACTTATGCACCGGCCATTGATGAAATGATtgcaaaatttaaaaagtatttttctctattccccaagtttatttaatttctacaATACTTAATCCATATTTAAAATTAAGAGGTGCAAAGAGACTTGTtcgtaaaatttatcaaaatttagcaattcaagaatatgaacaaCCATCTCTCGAAGACTTCCAAGCTAACATATATTCTTATGTTAGAATCTAGAtcaatgtttgataaatataaatctatAGAAACAACAAGTGGTGAAActgctccttctacttctaagtctAGAGTAGAAATTCTTATGGGAAGATATTGATGATATAACATgttttgattcctctattgatgatgaacttgattATTAGCACCGGAGAATGCTTTTAGCGCAACAATATTTCAAATCGGAGATCATAGACATTCATTAGCAGAGGACAACCTagagatttccgtattattcagagattggattgatgcagaaagaagaaatcttggttttgaaaaattaacactagcgaagaagaaaaatacaaTGAGATACTTAGCACTGGGATCGATGACGGCATGGAGCTCATagaacatcaatcaacattcTAACACTGCCAATTCCAGAACAATgtccgagagatattattgataagttacaaagaagctatataagagcttacaaatattagtatgataatttgtaattggctactaagaggtctagttcaaacagaacccttcctagaaggtggctgcgtagattaggtgctattcaaaagaattatatttgtatttgagatttgaaagttctattaataaaataaaaggctttAAGCGTTGAATTGTTtttatgaattgtcttagttacttaatagttaatactttgaaattatattaaataaattataactctattataaatttacagttactagaatatttcattacaagtcttttgttttaatattttataattctttacttagttttctaattttcgttttaaCATAATAACATTTAAAtttattaaataagtcaaaaatctagccgttgcaaactttaaaaacatagTAATTTTCAAAAACCTAgacgttttaaaaaaaatacacttaaggCCCACGAACCCGTCCAGTCCCGTTCCGTCCTGTCTCGTCCCGTCTCGTCCCATCCAGTTTCGTCCCGTCTCGTCCCGTTTGTTAGCGGGACGGGATGGGACGATCGTTTCGTCCCGTTtgtcccgtcccgtcccgttgGACAGTCATAGTTCCAAACAAGTTGAGACCGGCTATATGAATCTTTCACTAATTATGATTCAAAATGGATATTATGATATTGGTACATCCCAATGCTTATGTTTACACCAATTAGCAATGTCATTGTAAAGAGACCAATCATCATAATATACACCAAATACATCATTGGGAGAAGCTCAGCTAGGCACGCGTCACATCAGCTTCTGATCCCAACTTGAATTTGGGATTGAGGCGTAGTTGTCATTATTGTTGATTATTGTTTTCTTTACATGTTTCTAATAGGATTGTGGAATTATCACTACCGGCCTAGGTATCCTCCTCACATGAACATAAAATTATCACTAGCTGAACCACCCTGATGAGCTAGATGAAGATTGAAGAGTATGACATATTTCCAACCAACCTTATATGATAGGCTAAGGAATATGGCTGGTCGCTTTCGCAACTCAAGGGGAGCCATTTCAGTCGCTGGTTAGTTGGCATGACCCCGGTGCCATGGCTATCTTCATTACATAATTCGAGTAGAAAAACAATgagttcagttgaacccgtagaACCTATAATTTAATGCCCATCAATTTCCTCCGCCGGCTGCCTGCTAGAACGGATAGTATGTTGTGAGTTGGTGGATGACTAGGTCTTAGTTTACTTGTTCCTTCTTTTGCTCCTTGTGTATTTAGCTCCGGCATTGGATGTTAGTTACTAACAAAATATTGATCAGGACAATTAACAAATCCTCATGGCCAGTCTACATCTTTAAGTATAATGGACTCTAATCTTAATATCTATTTCTTTAATCAACTTTTTTAATCAGCACCTCCAACACTAATTTCATGGAACTTATATTTAGGTTTGGCTAGTGGTTAATGTTGTGTTCACACTATTCTTCTGTTTTCCATAGTATAGGGCCTTATTTACTTGTTATTGTTACCGCTTTCCATCTATTTTCGGGTTCTTATGTCGTTATTATTTCTATGTTTTCTGTTGATGGTACTGATGTATTTGtttcttttcgtcttcttgagccgagggtctttcagaAACAAACTTTCTACTCCCTGGGGATAGGTGTAAGGTCTGCGTACTCGCTACCCTCCCAGACGCCACTTATGGGATCTTTCACTGggctgtttgttgttgttgttgttgttgttgttggtggtggTGTTGTTGTTATGTTTAGATTTGCTAAAAAATGTTCTGTAACCACTAGTAATGgtggcattatatatatatatatataccatgtTCTTGACTCTTTATGATTTGGTAGCATGCAAAATATTAGTATATAAAAAGGGAATATTGACCTTTTCTTTGTTAATTCTCTCTGCTGTATAAGTGCATTGGAACATATAAACGTGCCTGCATATATTGGGATTTTTCATGTTTGTACGTGCTGCCATGTTAAGACAATTTCTttggaaaaaaaatcaaacaaataaTACCCAATCTTAGTAGAAAAGAAGAGCTGAAAAGAGAAAGATCAAGAAAATTTTATTGTTAGCTAGTGAGATGGCAATTTCTGTTTCAAAGAAGAAAGCTAAGAGTTACAAAAGAGTTGAACCTAAAGAACTTAgcttcattttttcttctttcttagcTAAACTTCTTTTTAGAATACCAACTATAGTCCTCATCTTGATTCTCATCTTCTTATGGTCTTCTTCTACCACCATTATTTCTGGTAAAGTTGTACATGTCTGCGTCTCATCGCGCAAACTGAACAATCTTTATTGCATTTCTGCTGGCACTGAACCTAATATTGACACCGCGATTTCTCCTATCAATGGTACTTCTCCTTCCATTTTAGCTGATACGAAGGATACAGCATCAAATGTTGTCGATGTTCTGCTAAAAGAATCTAGTCCTCTTGACATTCCATCGCTAATGGTCAATGGAAGTTCCACATCTACTGATAATGTTGTCGATGTTTTGATACAAAAATCTAGTCCTCTTGACGTTCCAACGCCAATGGTCAATGGAAGTTCCACATCCACAAATAATGTTGTCGATGTTCTGCTAAAAGAATCTAGTCGTCTTGACATTCCAACGCCAATGGTCAATGAAAGTTCCACATCCACTAATAATGTTGTCGATGTTCTGCTAAAAGAATCTAGTCGTCTTGACATTCCAACGCCAATGGTCAATGAAAGTTCCACATATACTGATAATGTTGTTGATGTTTTGATACAAAAATCTAGTTCTCTTGACATCCCAATTTCGCGTGTCAATGAGAGTTCCACATTCAATCCTAGTGAGAAACAAACAAGTACAAGTGTATCTGTTAATTCTATTGCAGGAAATCAAATTCTTGCTTTCAGAAACAACATGGTTAAAAGTGGTGATGAGGAACTAGAGATGGCTTACAATGATGTGGAGGATCAATTGCAGGTGCATCGTTCGTGGGTTGCAACGAGCAAAAATCATACAACATGTGATGGCAGGGGAATTTATGTGTATGAATTACCAACAAAGTTCAACAAAGACTTGGTAGCTCAATGTGCAGATATGATTCCTTGGGTCAATCTCTGCAAGTACTTCAGCAATGATGCAATGGGCGAATCGATACAGAAACTTGGCAAAGGGTGGTACCAAACACATCAGTATTCGTTGGAGCTGATATTTCATTCGCGCGTTATGAATCATCCTTGTAGAGTATACAATGCAGATGAAGCAAAGCTATTTTATGTGCCTTTCTATGGTGGATTGGATATCTTGAGATGGCATTTCAAGAATGTCTCGAACGATGTCAAGGACACGTTGGGACTAGACCTTGTAAGATGGCTAGAGTCACAAAAGCATTGGTTTCAAAAATCAGGTAATGATCATGTCTTtgttttaggaaaaatttcatggGATTTCAGAAGATCCAGTGACACAAAATGGGGGAGTAGGTTCTTGGAACTAGACGAAATGCAGAATCCGGTTAAGCTCTTGATTGAACGACAACCATGGCATGTTAACGACATAGGAATACCTCATCCTACTTATTTCCATCCACAATCGGACGATGATATAATAACGTGGCAGCTCAAGATCATCAAGTCAAATCGGAAAAGCCTCGTGTCCTTTGCTGGTGCAGCTAGGCCTGGTGCACCAGAGAACATAAGATCAATGTTGATCAACCAATGCACTTCAACTAAAGATGAAGAATGCAAATTCTTGAATTGTAACTCAGGTAAATGTGACCAGCCCGAGTCGATAATTGAGCTATTCATGGAATCTGAATTCTGTTTACAGCCTCCAGGTGATAGTCCAACACGAAAATCAGTTTTCGATTCGTTAATATCAGGTTGTATTCCAGTGATCTTTGATCCCTTTACCGCGTACTATCAATATTCATGGCATTTACCAGAAGATCATAGAAAATACTCAGTTTTCATAGATCAAGAAGATGTGAGAAATATGAAAGTCAATGTAGTAGAGAGGCTTATGCAAATTCCTGCTAAAGAAAGAGAGAACATGAGAAGGTACATTATTTATGAGTTGTTACCTGGATTAGTGTACGGAGATCCAAAGTCTAAGCTGGAGAAATTCCAAGATGCATTCTCTATAACTATAAATAATCTGTTTGAAAGATTGAATAAATTAGAATTATGACAGAATGCAGTATAGATATGTGGCATGTAGACTGTCAATTTTTGttatttctatttatttatttatttatttatttttgagaaTTAATAAATCTTAATTCTGTTTATTTTTTCTAGTTTCCCGAAATTTTTTCCCTTCCGATGTAAAATGACTTCCATCATACCAAACTACTGAAAATAACTTTCTCATGAAGAGCATTTTCTTAAGAAAAAGCGTCCATCATTAAAAACACACACGCACCACTATAAAGGAAATTGAATGTGATAAGACAGAACACATTTATTTGAATTTCAAATTTTAATATAAATTTTTTTACGGACGAGCTACAACAATTGCGCTTATTAAAGCAATTAAAAGAATTATTAAATCCGTTTAAATGAAAAACAAAATCAGTTTGATAAATGAATTTTAATTTGTTGACTACTACTTATAAAATCTTTCTCTATAATCTAGTTTGATTTTGTTGTACAAATAATTATGTATCATGACGCATATGAAACAGTAGTAATTAGTGAAATAAAAAGGCTTATGCAATCCATCGAAGTAAATCCATCTCCTACGCTCCAAAATGAAAATTTGAACATCACAGCAAAGATGATTAAAATTTATAGCTCCTATGTAAAATAAGTAGCTGCGCAATAGCTACAAAATAGGAGTTAAATAGAATATAAAATATGGACAAACACAAGAACCAATCCCAAGAAAGACGCAGAATAAATTGGATCGGTACTAAGATTTTCGGAGGTACGAGGAAGGATGTGAAATAGAATAATATCGATTCGTATAGGAGAAAGGATTCTCTATTTATACCTAACTTATGGgataggcaaaatacataagttggcaCCCGAACAATGgaccaaatccctgttacacactttctgtggacacaaataatattacacactcaaccttttaAAAGTTTGTCTAATACACCCCACTTTTTTCTTGACCACTTTACCTAATTATGAGTAATGTCACGCACCAATAAGGTCGTGACACATGTcattaacataaataaataaaacaaaaaatataaaattacacATATACCATCATCTTCTCCAACCCCATCTCTTCCACCTCCATCTCCTCCTCCACGGACCACCCAAAAAATTAGAACACACAATTCAATCCAAAAATTAGGAGCCCAAGTGATTTAATCccagaaagaaataaaaacatcaaaaaccAATAAGCCATGGCTCACACCACCGTATCATCACCACAACAAGGTCATTGTTAAAAAAAAATGCAACAATGGCAAAGGTAGATCGAAAATTACAACTGCTTGGGTACCATATCTATTGAAGCTTATCTACATCAACAAAGACATAAACGGACTATTTTCATTTATAGCTCTCTTCCAAAATTTTGTTTGTCATTTCCATGGCTGTCATCGCTACCACCAACTTTCAGAATAAAAAATTCAGCCTCCTCTTCAAAATAGATTGGAAGCTTGAGATTAATGCAAAATATGTATATTTAAGagaaaatcagaaagaaaaagaaaaagaagggatTTGGTGGGGGGAGGTGTTGGCTGGCggaagagagagatagaggaagGGTGGGGAAGATGAGGAGATTGCAGACACATgacataaaataaataattagacAGTATTTTTATTAGTAGACACGCTTCTATCGTGGTGTTTTACACATGCTGAGTCCTGGTCAAAAGCGGTGTGTATTAGACACACTTTtaaaaggttgagtgtgtaataTTATTTATGTTCACAGAAAGTGTATAACAAGGATTTGGTGTATTGTTCCGGtgacaacttatgtattttgcgtACGGGATACGAATGAGGAAGGGGAAATCTTTTTTCTTTCTcccaaacttttaaaaaaagaatGTATTTGTCccggaaaaataaatttttggaAATTCTTTTTCCAACTCACAAAActgtgattttttttaaaaataaaatatatgttcaaatataatttcaaatttcatACAATTTTTTCAAACTTAActcaaaaactatttttttttaaataaaataaaaatcatcCAAACGCCTGCTACTTTGGGAGTTTTTTCTTTCGCTGCTGCTTTCAAAGGGGTTTTCagatcttctttcttcttcaacGCTAAGTTCCAGgtatgatcttcttcttcttcttccctttctTCTCTGCTCTTCTGCTCTGAATCGCTGCCTTAACAGTCGAAGGACCCGTGCCTTAACAGTTTTCCCCTGAGTAAACGTCAAACGTCGATTTGCCGTAAGAATTTTAATACTAGTATAATTCATCGTTGCATGTCCTTTTGGTGTTAATGTTGTGTTTATTGTTGTTTTTTTGACATATTAATCAGTCCATCCCTGCCATTGGTGTTAGTATTGTGTTTGTAGCTATTTGCTCTGTTTTAGGTATTTTCCGGTACTACTGTTAACTCTTGCTTCTATCTTTCAATTTTAGGGTTACATTGATTCAATTCCCTTCCCGTAATACTACCTATTTTCCTTCTTGcagttttcaatttttaaaggatttttactAAGATGCCTATGGTAACACGTGGTGCTGCGAAGCGTCTTCGGAAACTGCCTAAGGATCCCGAGGTGAATTACGATGAGgtggtttttttttaaaaatattgtgatttttcttcttattataTCAGTACATTGTGCATGCCCATTTATCTTGTTGATTGGTAAACCTTGAATAGTGGAGCACCCAAGGTTGTGGCGTAGTGGTCAATAAAGTGGGTGAGAACCATGAGGTCTCAGGTTCAAATCCTAGAGAAGGCGAATAACACTAGGTAATTTCTTCCCGTCTATCCAAGCCTAAGCCTTGGTGGATAGAGTTACCTTGAATACTGGAGCTACTTGTTAGTCTTTTGTGTTCTTAGAAACTAGGTAGATTGACCCTAAGAGGTCGGATACGGTGTGTTTTAGACCCCTTATGTTGTATAGACTGAAGGTCTGTTGATTAGCAAGCTGATTGTATTTTGTTTCCAACGATAGTCTGAATGTGATTTTGTTTGAATGGTAATTGATTTGTTGGTTTTACAGTTGGATGTTCCATCAATAGTTGATGTTCTTAAGTGGTGATTGT
This region includes:
- the LOC104249906 gene encoding probable xyloglucan galactosyltransferase GT20, yielding MAISVSKKKAKSYKRVEPKELSFIFSSFLAKLLFRIPTIVLILILIFLWSSSTTIISGKVVHVCVSSRKLNNLYCISAGTEPNIDTAISPINGTSPSILADTKDTASNVVDVLLKESSPLDIPSLMVNGSSTSTDNVVDVLIQKSSPLDVPTPMVNGSSTSTNNVVDVLLKESSRLDIPTPMVNESSTSTNNVVDVLLKESSRLDIPTPMVNESSTYTDNVVDVLIQKSSSLDIPISRVNESSTFNPSEKQTSTSVSVNSIAGNQILAFRNNMVKSGDEELEMAYNDVEDQLQVHRSWVATSKNHTTCDGRGIYVYELPTKFNKDLVAQCADMIPWVNLCKYFSNDAMGESIQKLGKGWYQTHQYSLELIFHSRVMNHPCRVYNADEAKLFYVPFYGGLDILRWHFKNVSNDVKDTLGLDLVRWLESQKHWFQKSGNDHVFVLGKISWDFRRSSDTKWGSRFLELDEMQNPVKLLIERQPWHVNDIGIPHPTYFHPQSDDDIITWQLKIIKSNRKSLVSFAGAARPGAPENIRSMLINQCTSTKDEECKFLNCNSGKCDQPESIIELFMESEFCLQPPGDSPTRKSVFDSLISGCIPVIFDPFTAYYQYSWHLPEDHRKYSVFIDQEDVRNMKVNVVERLMQIPAKERENMRRYIIYELLPGLVYGDPKSKLEKFQDAFSITINNLFERLNKLEL